The Candidatus Zymogenaceae bacterium nucleotide sequence GCGGTATCGATGCTTTCTACGGGGACGAACAGGGTCGGCCCGTTTTCGGAAAAAACGGCGTTTCCGGCGGAATGATCGGGGTGGGTGTGGGAGTTGATGACGGTATGTATGTCCGTCCGCCCTTTCAGTTCTTTCAGGATTTCAATACCGCACCCGGTATCTATGAGGACGTCGCCCGTCTGTTCGGTCCGGATGAGGATGGAGTGGGAATAGGGGAAGCGCCCCTTGTTTTTTCCTTTTACGAGATATATCGGGCCGGAAATTTGTGTGAGCATGAAAACCTCGAACTGTGAGAAATACGTCTCTCTGTTATCCCTATAATAAAAGAAAATATTGTAGCATGTTCGCTCGGCATTTCAAAGGGACAAAAAAACCGGGAAACGGTTTTACCGCCTCCCGGTTCGATGTATGGAATGCGCCGTTTTGTACGTTAAAATTCGTACCCGATGGAGAAGTTACCGCCGTAATTGAAACCGGAGGAGTCATATCCCCGGCTTCCGGCGCCACCCCAGGCCAGGGGATTGATGGCTCCCGCTCCCCCGGCGCTCGTCCCGCTCAGGTTGTAGGACTTCTTGTCGAGGGGAAATCTGGCGGAGCTGGAAAAAGAGATGTTCAGACGGTCAAAGGGGGAATAGGTCAGGCTGCCGCCGGCTGTGAGGTCGTGAAAGGTATCCCCGTCGTCGCCGCCGAACGTCAGTTCTCCGACGGTCAGCGGAGAGTTGTAGCTGACGTCGTATTGATAGTCACCCCATCCAAATCCGTACCCGACGCCCACATCAAAGGTGATGTCGTCGTTGACGCGGGCGGTCGCCCCCAGCTTGAGGGAGATCATATCCAGCTCTTCCTTCGTCCGCTCCTCAAACCACGCAGTGTAGGATCCTCCTCCAAAATCCTGGGTGCTATTATTTTCGAGATACTTGGTTTTGTTCTCCCAGTGGGTGTAGGTGATCAGGGAGTTGAGGGTTACTTTCGCCAGGGCGTAGTTCAGACCGGCGCCGCCGGTGGCGTGCCAGGTCTTCTCGTCGTTTTCATAGGTGATGGAGCCGGGTCCGTGATATATCCCGGCGTAGGCGTATGGGGCGAAAAATCCGGTGGTGGCGCCGTCGATCTCCCAGTTTTTGTCCGCATATGACCCGCTGCCGAGATAGGTCAGGGACAGCTCATCGGTCAGGAAAAACTCGGCGTCGGCCTCGGCGTTGTATCCGTATCCCTCGATATCGCCGTCGTCAAGGCGCTCCGAATATATGGTGTCGGCGGGGAGGGTTCCGTCATTGATGAAGTAGCTGTCGTACATCCTGGATTTCTTTTCCATGGTTCCCAGGTATAAATCCGCCGATCCCGACATATTCAGCGTGAAGCGATCGAAGGGCGTGATGGAAACACCGATGGACGGTGACATGGT carries:
- a CDS encoding TonB-dependent receptor; this encodes MKSRLWLLSMMLVLLVCLPALSAAVDESTHLIEPNLANTPKDSFGTPPSEWDNKGLDTYGTPPSEWYSNWESNPALLNLQENYYFIYSMFYKGSYTDFENEMTNSLVGGFLSSSDSDENVVGNNTGTDIGFLIRFNDISSFGGLIHYRYDNTMGYGNFDMSHGEAGGNMTVSGETARRRDAHTEGLTLLYDMDVSDVFSMGAGLTYLYSYENMNYDVNGSTSSLVGLAILEDVKIDREYEFNTHTMSPSIGVSITPFDRFTLNMSGSADLYLGTMEKKSRMYDSYFINDGTLPADTIYSERLDDGDIEGYGYNAEADAEFFLTDELSLTYLGSGSYADKNWEIDGATTGFFAPYAYAGIYHGPGSITYENDEKTWHATGGAGLNYALAKVTLNSLITYTHWENKTKYLENNSTQDFGGGSYTAWFEERTKEELDMISLKLGATARVNDDITFDVGVGYGFGWGDYQYDVSYNSPLTVGELTFGGDDGDTFHDLTAGGSLTYSPFDRLNISFSSSARFPLDKKSYNLSGTSAGGAGAINPLAWGGAGSRGYDSSGFNYGGNFSIGYEF